The DNA segment TCTCTCGCCTCTGACAGAGAGCAAGGCCCTTGCGGATATGCGCCGTCAATTTCGCGAGGAACTGCTAGAATTGGAAAAAATGCCTGAAAATCCTCGGCTTTCTGATGCGACAATGAGTGAGGAGATAGCTGCACTTTCATATCGATTGCCCATCATTCAATTCCATTTGCAGGGAAACGAAATAATCGCCTTCGTCCATTCCGGTGGAAACAGTTACCTTCGTCGCTTCCGGGGCGGCCGGGATTATCTTGCCGATATGATGCGACGCTGGCACTTTATACTGGAAAATGAAGTCCTTGAGAAATTTCTCACCGGACATAGACCGCTTGAGGCTGAACGCCAAATTTGGACTGAATTGGGCGAGAAAATCTGGATTCCTCTGGAAGTACCGACCGATGCGGAAAAGATTCTTATAATCGCCCCTGGCGAACTCGCTAATTTGCCCTGGGGGGCGTTGGAAGTCGGCGATAGCCCGCTTTTTGAGCGGCATCACTTTATTCATTCTCCAAGCATAAGGCATTTTCTTGCGGCTGAGAAAAAGCGCAGTCTGTCCGGGGAGGTCATAGTTTTTCAGGGACGCAGTGATGACTTGCCCGCCTCGAGTCGGGAAATTGAATCACTTCTCGAAAGGACGAGGGCGAATGACAATATCCATATGCCTTGCTACCGGGACGATTGGCCCAAAAGAGGACCGGCCCGTCTTTGGCATTATTCCGGGCACGCCGTTTTTTGCGCTGATAATCCTTTTTATTCCTACCTTGTACTTGAAGATGGCCCGATTTTTGCAGCCGATTTCAGGTTGAGAAACTGCGTGGTCGACCTGGTGACCCTGGCCGCTTGTCGTTCCGGTGAAGAAATTAACCTTCCCGGCGAAGAGTCTTCCGGATTTGTTCGTTCCTTACTCGAAATGGGGGCCCGAAATATAATTGCGAGTCGCTGGCCGGTATCCGATGAGACCACCGCCCTCTGGATGAAACTGTTTTATGATAGATTCTTTAATGGCGATACTATTCTGGATGCGATCCGTTATGCCGCGAGAAATGTCCGCGAAAGCCACCCCTCGGCGTATCATTGGGCGGCTTTTGCTCTCTCAGGCGCGGGCGATTTAGGAGGATGAGTTTATGTTTAAGTCGAAATATTTATTTATTTTTCTCGCAATCCTCACAATGCTGAGTTTGTTATCCCCGCCCTCATTCGGCCAGAAGCGTCCGGCCGGATTTAAGCCCGATGAACTGGTCTGCAAAATGCAGCCCGGCTACAGTATCGATATCATCAATTCCGAATATGGAACTCAGACCAAAAGCCATCAGCTCCAGACCAATTGCTATCTTTTGCTTATTATGCAGGGGCATGATGCCGAAAGTCTGGCCACAATTATAGATGCCCGCCCCGAAGTGGTCTATTGTTGTCCCAATTATATTCTATCGGCGCCCGAGCCATATCAGAGAAGCGAACCCTTTTTGGATGTACAGTATATCGGTTCCGTGGAATTGCAGACGGCCGCGGTATCTCTTGATCTCAATACGGCACACGCGATTTCCGAAGGGAGTAATGTCCGGGTGGCGGTGATCGATTGCGGTGTTAATTACCTTCACCCGCAATTTCTTACCATGCCGGGGAGCGTTGTTTCCCGCTGGGACTACATTGATAATGACTCTGTGGCCATGGACGAGCCGGGGGGAAGCGCCTCCGGTCACGGGACCTTTGTCGCCGGGATAATTGAACTCGTCGCTCCCCAATCCGATATTTTTGTCTATCGCGTTCTGGATACGGCGGGTATGGGCGACGGATACAGTATTGCCGAAGCAATACTTAAGGCGGTGGATGACAGTTGCCGGGTAATCAATCTCAGTTTGGGGATGATCGGCGTTCATGATGATCTGGATGATGCCATTCGATACGCGCGCGACAATGAAGTTCTGGTGGTTGCCGCCGCCGGCAATGATTCCACCGACAGCAATCTTATTTTCCCGTTCCCCGCTTCGCGGGAATATTGTCTGGCCGTGGCGGCAGTCGATTCGATAAATCTTAAAGCCGATTTCTCCAATTACGGGGATAAAGTGGACGTCTGCGCCCCCGGAACCAGGATTTATGCCCCATTCCTCGACACCAGTTATGCCTGGTGGGATGGAACCAGTTTTTCCACCGCTTTTGTGTCCGGGGCAGCTGGGCTCATTCGGTCTATTCGGCCCGATTTGACTCTGGGAGGATTGGACAGCCTGATTCTGGATAATGCCGACAATATCGACACGCTAAACCCGGATTATGCCGGACTGCTGGGTGTCGGAACGATTAATATTGTCCGGGCCCTGACCGCGGCGACCCAGTCACTTATCCGAGGCGATATAAATGTCGATCAGGCCGTCAACATTCTGGATATTTCGTATTTGATTGAGTTCCTCTACAGAGACGGTCCGGAACCATTGATATATGAAAACGCCGATGTCAATGACAATCAGGTGTTGAATATTTTGGATGTCGCCTATCTGGTCAACTTTTTATATAAAAGCGGTCCGGCTCCAAAATAGCCGATATAGGTGCCATGCGGCGACTCGTCCGGCAACATTAAAAATCCTCGACCTGCGACCAATAGGCCGCAGGTTTTTTTGTCCCTGACGGGACAGGTATGTCCCCACCGGTTCATCCCGGATTTTTAGCATCTATTGAAAGCCGAATGTGACCATTTTTTCCTCTTTTTGCCGAACGGACCTGAACGAAAAGTCCCGTTCTCCTCTCTGTATCCATAGAATGAACAAAACAGCCAACCATAATTTATCTAAAACATTTTGGAGGTTTAAGATGAAACGTTTTTGGACCGTCTTCGGATTATTGACCCTTGCGGCCATGATCGCCGTAATCGGCGGCTGCTCGCGCGATAACGTGGCCGGGCCGACCGGCAGTTTTGCCGACAATACCGGCTGGGTGATCCCCTCTCTGGTGGCTTCTCCGGGCGATTCGGTGCAGTTCACGGCCCGCGTGAGAACGATGGATCAGAACCGCCTGATGCTGACCTTTATGGGCTTGAGCGATACCGTTATCGCCACCCACAATTGCGAAATAGTTCGCCTCAATAACACGGGCGAAACGCCCATACCGTTCTCCGATATTCATAATGGCGATTCCCTCAAAATTAATGGCGTCAAACAGCAGAATCAGTACATTCTGGCGTACAAAATTCAGAATTGCACGGGAG comes from the Candidatus Zixiibacteriota bacterium genome and includes:
- a CDS encoding putative Thermitase (Evidence 3 : Putative function from multiple computational evidences; Product type e : enzyme), with product MFKSKYLFIFLAILTMLSLLSPPSFGQKRPAGFKPDELVCKMQPGYSIDIINSEYGTQTKSHQLQTNCYLLLIMQGHDAESLATIIDARPEVVYCCPNYILSAPEPYQRSEPFLDVQYIGSVELQTAAVSLDLNTAHAISEGSNVRVAVIDCGVNYLHPQFLTMPGSVVSRWDYIDNDSVAMDEPGGSASGHGTFVAGIIELVAPQSDIFVYRVLDTAGMGDGYSIAEAILKAVDDSCRVINLSLGMIGVHDDLDDAIRYARDNEVLVVAAAGNDSTDSNLIFPFPASREYCLAVAAVDSINLKADFSNYGDKVDVCAPGTRIYAPFLDTSYAWWDGTSFSTAFVSGAAGLIRSIRPDLTLGGLDSLILDNADNIDTLNPDYAGLLGVGTINIVRALTAATQSLIRGDINVDQAVNILDISYLIEFLYRDGPEPLIYENADVNDNQVLNILDVAYLVNFLYKSGPAPK
- a CDS encoding hypothetical protein (Evidence 5 : Unknown function) — protein: MPLHNKQKIAIGLELMAFGLSSIFGIDDIDTVAGLHFADQFIGLKSGRTLLAE